Sequence from the Phragmites australis chromosome 11, lpPhrAust1.1, whole genome shotgun sequence genome:
CGTGGACGAGGGGACCTACCGGTCGTGATCGTTCTGCACAAGGTAGAGGAACTGCGCGAAGTTGGCGAGGATGAGCGAGTTGTTCGGCTCAACGTCCACAGCCTGCTTGTACCGCTGCTGCGTCCGCGCGTGCTCGGCGTGGTCCTCCGTCTCCAGCTCCGCCTCCACCGGCGCGACGAGGCTTCCCAACACGTCCGGGTCGCTCAGCTCCTCGGCGCGCGCGCTGGCCTGCATTCTCGAGGCCCCCGCGACCATCATTTCCCAAATGGCCTGCTCGTCCGCGTCCGCAGCGTCGGGCACGACATCTCCTGCGCCCGTCCCCGCCGGCGTCGACGGTTCCTGCGGTGCCACGCGGCTTAGCCGATAGAGGAACTCATCGGAACGGCCGTCGCCGGTGGGGCCGGAGACGGGCCGCACcttgccgccaccgccgctgctcCCGCCGACCGAGGCCGTCCGGCCAAAGGAGAACGTCTTCACCGAAGCCGCGTCGAACCGCGGGCCGGATGGTTCCGCGTGCTGGGTGTCGACCACCGCGACGGCGGGCGGAGGAGGCTGGATtgtggctgcggcggcggcgacactGTTGCCCATCGAGTGGACGGTGAAGTTGGCGAGGAGAAGCATGAGGGAGACCATGAGCGTCGGTGTGCCGGCGAAGATGTGCTGGAAGAGCCACACGAAGGAGGCGTGCATCTCGCCCTGCACGCGCGCCAGGACGCCCTGCAGGTCGTCGAAGAGCAGCGCGTCGCGCATCTGCTGCAGCGCGAAGCTCTGCAGCTCCCGCACGATGAACACCATCCACGAGAAGGCACGGCCCACCGACTCACCGGCGGAGCCCAGCAGCCGCTCGTCCCACCGTGACTGCCGCGCCacctgccgctgctgctgctgttgctgcttctTCCGCTTTAGCATCCGCAGCGACAGCGGCATCCCGACGCTGCTCGCGCTCCGCTCCACGCTCGCGGGCCACTCGCACCCCGCGGCACCCGCCGTCTGcacccccgccgccgctgcgaGCTCCTCGACCCTCCTCAAGAACTCCGCATCTCCTCCTCCCATGCCATCCAAGCTGGCGCTCAGAGCGCACCTCGCGGG
This genomic interval carries:
- the LOC133884739 gene encoding uncharacterized protein LOC133884739 — protein: MGFQVAVVAPSPCARCYAASSPSPSTSSRPLPAFLGGGSAGLVRSGSPVNWGGGVAVRWCPMRTPARCALSASLDGMGGGDAEFLRRVEELAAAAGVQTAGAAGCEWPASVERSASSVGMPLSLRMLKRKKQQQQQQRQVARQSRWDERLLGSAGESVGRAFSWMVFIVRELQSFALQQMRDALLFDDLQGVLARVQGEMHASFVWLFQHIFAGTPTLMVSLMLLLANFTVHSMGNSVAAAAATIQPPPPAVAVVDTQHAEPSGPRFDAASVKTFSFGRTASVGGSSGGGGKVRPVSGPTGDGRSDEFLYRLSRVAPQEPSTPAGTGAGDVVPDAADADEQAIWEMMVAGASRMQASARAEELSDPDVLGSLVAPVEAELETEDHAEHARTQQRYKQAVDVEPNNSLILANFAQFLYLVQNDHDRAEHYFERAVRAEPADAEALSRYATFLWKARNDLAGAEDTYQEAIAADPGNSHHAAAYAHFLWNTGACAGAATRRDA